A window of Marispirochaeta aestuarii contains these coding sequences:
- a CDS encoding Gfo/Idh/MocA family protein, translated as MERLRVAVIGTGFIGPVHAEAVRRNPGLAELTAIAGSSEEAAGEAAARLNVPFYSGDYRDVIAREDVDLVHICTPNYLHYPMAKDCLENGKHVLCEKPLAMTSAEARDLLRLAEAKNLKAAVNYNLRYYPMIQEIKSRNSKSPDGRIFALQGSYLQDWLLHETDYSWRMESKLSGKTRAVADIGTHWMDLAQYVTGLKIEKVLAQFGRMFETRRKSAGGRDHTFDRGGEKKPSDYTSYPVDTEDHAQILLSFEGGVLGNLTVSQVSAGYKNFMEYRQMGRDVSYSWNSEAPNRIKIGHRDQANEILMKDPGLLHSRAASMSAYPGGHQEGYGDTLKFILRDFYSDVLGRSVEGGASDYPTLQDGLAEMLLCEAIIKSAETGEWMEVGV; from the coding sequence ATGGAAAGATTACGGGTTGCTGTTATTGGTACCGGCTTTATCGGTCCGGTTCATGCTGAGGCTGTACGAAGAAATCCTGGCCTTGCGGAACTGACGGCCATTGCGGGGAGTTCTGAAGAGGCTGCCGGAGAAGCTGCGGCCAGGCTGAATGTTCCCTTTTACTCCGGGGATTACAGGGATGTCATTGCCCGGGAGGATGTCGATCTGGTTCACATCTGTACCCCGAACTATCTGCACTATCCCATGGCCAAAGACTGCCTCGAAAACGGCAAGCATGTGCTGTGTGAAAAACCCCTGGCCATGACCTCGGCAGAGGCCCGGGATCTGCTCCGGCTTGCGGAAGCAAAGAACCTGAAGGCCGCGGTAAACTACAATCTTCGTTACTACCCGATGATCCAGGAGATAAAAAGCCGAAACTCGAAGAGCCCTGACGGGCGGATCTTTGCCCTCCAGGGGTCCTATCTGCAGGACTGGCTGCTCCACGAGACCGATTACAGCTGGCGCATGGAATCGAAGCTCAGCGGAAAAACCCGGGCGGTTGCAGATATCGGCACCCACTGGATGGATCTGGCCCAGTATGTTACGGGCCTCAAGATAGAGAAAGTGCTGGCCCAGTTCGGACGCATGTTCGAAACCCGCAGGAAATCTGCGGGAGGCAGGGACCACACCTTCGATCGGGGAGGGGAAAAGAAGCCCTCGGACTATACAAGCTATCCGGTGGACACAGAGGATCACGCTCAGATCCTCCTCTCCTTTGAAGGAGGCGTTCTGGGCAACCTGACGGTGAGCCAGGTAAGCGCAGGCTACAAAAACTTTATGGAATACCGGCAGATGGGGCGGGACGTATCCTACTCCTGGAACTCCGAAGCCCCCAACAGGATAAAAATCGGTCACCGGGACCAGGCTAACGAGATACTGATGAAGGACCCGGGTCTTCTACATTCCAGGGCAGCTTCAATGTCAGCCTACCCCGGAGGGCACCAGGAGGGCTACGGGGACACCCTGAAGTTTATTCTCCGGGATTTTTATTCTGATGTGCTGGGACGCAGTGTGGAAGGCGGAGCGTCTGATTATCCCACCCTGCAGGACGGACTCGCCGAGATGCTCCTGTGCGAAGCGATAATCAAGAGCGCCGAAACAGGTGAATGGATGGAGGTGGGTGTATGA
- a CDS encoding substrate-binding domain-containing protein: MKKLIVFMLVFAMAGISVIYAGGQKDDGAKTLAVIMPSADHGFLGESIKHAEHATKELAEAKGFNHIFLVSDDVVEQANQIDTVVAQGVDVVVLWPHNGDELKAAAQTIVDEGIPLIIYDRLISDFDETAELMGDNFTIGEDSGRYFNEYFKDELAQGKVNILEFKGDNSSVPKQRSDGFWKTADPNFVRVNDYVTNWSKDTAQTQLETFLNSSTREEVESIQAIFNHDADVAFGLLAALEGYDGNADLNIKLVSAVSAPRELLAVYDHYKAQGIDIVTFSFSPAMVVDAIELGIDVLEGKDVSGMHLVPTEMVDNSNYKEFMKGPVYSLRYSFY, from the coding sequence GTGAAGAAGCTGATTGTGTTCATGTTGGTTTTCGCCATGGCCGGCATCTCGGTAATCTATGCCGGGGGACAGAAGGACGACGGGGCAAAAACCCTGGCGGTAATAATGCCCAGTGCCGACCACGGATTCCTGGGAGAGAGCATCAAGCATGCCGAACATGCCACCAAAGAACTGGCCGAAGCCAAGGGTTTCAATCATATTTTCCTGGTTTCCGATGACGTTGTAGAGCAGGCCAACCAGATCGATACCGTTGTCGCCCAGGGCGTTGACGTAGTCGTACTGTGGCCCCATAACGGTGATGAGCTCAAGGCAGCTGCCCAGACGATTGTTGATGAAGGTATTCCCCTCATTATTTACGACCGGCTGATCAGCGATTTTGATGAGACCGCCGAACTCATGGGAGACAATTTTACCATCGGTGAGGATTCCGGCCGCTACTTCAACGAGTACTTCAAGGATGAGCTTGCACAGGGCAAGGTCAATATCCTGGAATTCAAGGGAGACAACTCCAGTGTTCCCAAGCAGCGTTCTGATGGATTCTGGAAGACCGCGGACCCCAACTTTGTCCGGGTCAACGATTACGTAACCAACTGGAGCAAGGACACCGCTCAGACGCAGCTTGAAACCTTCCTGAATTCCAGTACCCGGGAAGAGGTAGAGAGCATCCAGGCTATATTCAACCATGATGCGGATGTGGCCTTTGGTCTTCTTGCAGCCCTGGAAGGCTACGACGGAAATGCCGATCTCAACATCAAACTGGTATCTGCCGTAAGTGCCCCCCGGGAACTGCTGGCGGTATATGATCACTACAAAGCCCAGGGGATCGACATTGTAACCTTCTCCTTCTCTCCTGCCATGGTCGTAGACGCCATCGAGCTGGGAATCGATGTTCTGGAAGGGAAGGACGTTTCCGGCATGCACCTTGTTCCCACAGAAATGGTGGACAACAGTAATTACAAGGAATTCATGAAGGGACCTGTATACAGCCTTCGCTATTCATTCTATTAA
- a CDS encoding ABC transporter permease, producing MNSKKDGTTGGTGIIQATESAGVKEKLIAFFKKLLIDHNYILSLILLLIIGRIASDQFLTVASLMNLLKSSVFIGIIALGMSMVILSGNIDLSVGSMLALSASIGVVVFNSTTSIFLSLIAAVFMGFVLGLFNGFFIGVARVAAFIVTLATLVGYRSITIQFGHGGPLIVDNDAYFKLLRPIGYGKLGPVPYLVILFILVSIAVWFLMTKTKFGRYVYAVGSNERAARLTGINVRLVKVAIFTLTGVLTGIAGFLYITRFGSVDVSTAGKMFELDVIAAVAIGGIAMSGGRGHIQGSFFGAVILYAIDAILSAFSVPAFVNDLIKGILILGAVLMQKALDKERSE from the coding sequence ATGAACAGTAAGAAAGACGGCACAACCGGAGGAACCGGAATTATTCAGGCGACTGAGAGTGCAGGGGTAAAGGAAAAACTGATCGCCTTTTTCAAAAAACTCCTGATCGATCACAACTACATATTGTCCCTTATTCTGCTGCTTATAATCGGACGTATCGCCAGTGACCAGTTTCTGACGGTGGCAAGCCTGATGAACCTTCTGAAGTCCTCGGTCTTTATCGGAATAATCGCTCTGGGGATGTCCATGGTGATCCTTTCCGGTAATATTGACCTCTCCGTCGGGTCGATGCTTGCCCTGTCGGCATCCATCGGGGTTGTCGTTTTTAATTCCACCACCAGTATTTTTCTTTCCCTGATTGCTGCCGTTTTCATGGGATTTGTTCTTGGCCTTTTCAACGGATTTTTTATAGGTGTCGCGAGGGTCGCCGCTTTTATCGTAACCCTGGCCACCCTTGTGGGATACCGGTCCATTACGATCCAGTTCGGCCACGGAGGACCGCTGATAGTGGATAACGATGCCTACTTCAAGCTGCTCCGTCCCATCGGTTACGGAAAACTCGGGCCGGTACCGTATCTGGTCATATTGTTTATCCTGGTAAGTATAGCTGTCTGGTTCCTGATGACCAAGACGAAATTCGGACGGTACGTATATGCCGTGGGATCCAATGAGCGGGCCGCCCGGCTGACGGGAATCAATGTACGGTTGGTAAAAGTCGCCATATTCACCCTGACGGGAGTCCTTACCGGTATTGCCGGGTTCCTCTACATAACCCGCTTCGGATCCGTGGATGTATCCACCGCCGGAAAGATGTTCGAGCTGGATGTAATCGCCGCCGTGGCCATCGGGGGAATCGCCATGTCCGGCGGCAGGGGCCATATTCAGGGCAGCTTCTTCGGCGCCGTGATTCTCTATGCCATCGACGCGATCCTCTCCGCCTTCAGTGTCCCGGCCTTTGTAAATGACCTGATCAAAGGCATACTGATCCTGGGCGCAGTGCTCATGCAGAAGGCATTGGACAAGGAGCGCAGCGAATAA
- a CDS encoding DNA adenine methylase, whose protein sequence is MNKIVSSQKKQLQPFLKWAGGKRWLIQSHPEFFRYRFSGKYIEPFLGGGAAFAAVEPKRALLSDTNEELINLYFQIRQHPHELQKRLEVLHSQHSRLFYYQYRGQSPGAKMDKAVRMLYLNRTCFNGIYRVNRQGRFNVPMGTKTAVVLPSDDFVLWAELLANAELKVCDFEEPIHKAGKGDFIFADPPYTVSHNNNGFLKYNEVLFSWEDQVRLSIALISAAKRGAVVVATNANHPQVVDLYSSFFSIETVTRPSTIAAKSNHRGRYEEVIIHNLALEDKL, encoded by the coding sequence TTGAATAAGATTGTCTCTTCACAAAAAAAACAATTACAACCTTTTCTTAAATGGGCCGGTGGTAAACGTTGGCTAATTCAATCCCATCCTGAGTTTTTCAGATACCGTTTCTCTGGAAAATATATCGAGCCCTTTCTTGGGGGGGGAGCAGCATTCGCGGCGGTTGAACCGAAGAGGGCTTTACTTAGTGATACGAATGAAGAGCTGATTAATCTATATTTTCAGATACGCCAACATCCCCATGAACTACAAAAGCGCCTTGAGGTTTTACATAGCCAACACTCTAGACTTTTCTATTATCAGTATCGAGGGCAGAGCCCAGGAGCAAAAATGGATAAAGCTGTTCGCATGCTTTATCTGAATCGAACCTGCTTTAATGGAATCTATCGAGTTAACCGTCAGGGTAGGTTCAATGTTCCGATGGGAACTAAGACTGCGGTGGTTCTTCCTAGTGATGATTTTGTCTTGTGGGCAGAACTCTTAGCTAATGCTGAACTAAAAGTTTGCGATTTTGAAGAGCCTATCCATAAAGCAGGGAAGGGGGACTTCATCTTTGCTGATCCTCCGTATACTGTCAGTCACAATAATAATGGCTTTTTAAAATATAACGAGGTGCTTTTTTCCTGGGAGGATCAAGTTCGACTCTCAATAGCACTGATTAGTGCTGCTAAGCGAGGGGCAGTTGTTGTTGCCACAAATGCGAATCATCCTCAAGTTGTCGACCTCTATAGTTCATTTTTTAGTATCGAGACTGTAACTCGACCAAGTACTATAGCAGCTAAGTCTAATCATCGAGGCCGTTATGAAGAAGTCATTATA
- a CDS encoding sugar phosphate isomerase/epimerase family protein produces the protein MNNPVWIMSSAYPKLSLEELMQRAVRIGVQGLELCVFRRDGTRVDHVATHLDYENFDSGRAKQIVDSFNEKGLRFSIGAFENLIGGDEAERIKNQNHLLKLIRMAALLGGDENGITVGTFVGYNHEWDLEEGSFEKNLREYRRIFAPVISYAEDLGVTVVYENCPMEGWCSAGFTSTMNNLPSTLAARKLMYELIPSRAHGETYDPSHDVWQFVDPVDVLRHSDMGRIKSVHLKATRMKKDAASIHWGNVFGKQLVAKELADAAGVPLPLNEWDRFSYEPMVPGFGGSDSMDWRSFIDYLMQNNFEGVFSIENEGLNSKGTENDGAIEQGFSACLSFIRPMIWPLASGTGYSYPGQTALTVPSAKKLPLVEIRDLTA, from the coding sequence ATGAACAATCCGGTATGGATCATGAGCTCCGCGTATCCCAAGCTGTCTCTGGAAGAGCTTATGCAGAGGGCTGTGAGAATCGGAGTCCAGGGGCTGGAACTCTGTGTTTTCCGGCGGGACGGAACCAGGGTCGACCACGTGGCAACCCACCTGGATTACGAGAATTTCGATTCCGGGAGGGCGAAACAGATTGTAGACTCCTTTAACGAAAAGGGACTCCGCTTCTCCATCGGGGCCTTCGAAAACCTGATCGGCGGAGATGAAGCGGAGAGGATAAAAAACCAGAACCACCTGCTCAAGCTGATCAGGATGGCTGCCCTTCTGGGGGGAGACGAAAACGGAATTACCGTCGGGACCTTCGTCGGATACAACCACGAATGGGACCTCGAGGAGGGGTCCTTCGAGAAGAACCTGCGGGAGTACCGGCGCATTTTTGCCCCTGTTATCAGCTATGCCGAAGACCTGGGGGTAACAGTGGTCTACGAAAACTGCCCCATGGAAGGCTGGTGCTCCGCAGGATTCACGAGCACCATGAACAACCTGCCTTCCACCCTGGCGGCAAGAAAGCTGATGTACGAGCTTATCCCGTCCAGGGCCCACGGCGAGACCTACGATCCCAGCCACGATGTCTGGCAGTTCGTGGACCCCGTGGATGTGCTCAGGCACAGCGATATGGGGAGAATAAAATCGGTGCATCTGAAAGCGACTCGTATGAAAAAGGATGCTGCGTCCATTCACTGGGGCAACGTTTTCGGAAAGCAGCTGGTTGCAAAGGAATTGGCAGACGCCGCCGGAGTTCCGCTTCCTCTGAACGAGTGGGACCGCTTTTCCTATGAACCCATGGTCCCTGGTTTCGGCGGCTCTGACTCCATGGACTGGCGAAGCTTTATAGACTACCTGATGCAGAATAATTTTGAAGGGGTCTTCTCCATAGAGAACGAGGGACTGAACTCAAAGGGCACGGAAAACGACGGCGCCATAGAGCAGGGTTTTTCTGCCTGCCTCTCTTTTATAAGGCCGATGATCTGGCCCCTTGCCTCCGGAACCGGCTACAGCTACCCGGGCCAGACTGCATTAACCGTGCCGTCTGCAAAGAAGCTGCCGCTTGTTGAAATACGGGATCTTACAGCCTGA
- a CDS encoding sugar ABC transporter ATP-binding protein has protein sequence MKKIYKSFDAVKAVQDVSLAVGDSEIHGLLGENGAGKSTLMNVLGGILRQDSGSILIDGEDHSHLTPIRASHLGIRFIHQELNLVNDLQVYENLFLHNELLHGGVLLNKREMIKRSRKILHTMKLDINPQDYVRDLDTSRKQLVEIARALLFECRLIIMDEPTTALTNEEIENLFEIMRGLKDHGISCIYISHKMPEIFAICDRYTVLRDGKFVATGNIADIDEQQATEMLVGRSLVHEVVEKSNTVQEDTVVLEVEDLGCNDHFRNVNFSLKKGEILAITGLFGDGRGELSECLFGARKVSSGTIRLKGKEIQSAPILKVIKSGVSMVPRNRKERSILKDLSIKDNLSMAYFTSKKKGFCISDREERRRFEENRRITNIKAADPDHPITSLSGGNQQKVVFSRWFGLDSEVYILDNPTQGIDVGAKFEIYQLITRLAEDGKSVIVFSSEYPEIHRIADRCLVMYKGEVNKEFSRDEINEIDIMYYATGSNKKVS, from the coding sequence ATGAAGAAGATTTACAAGAGTTTCGATGCCGTCAAGGCGGTTCAGGATGTCTCCCTTGCCGTGGGGGATTCCGAGATCCACGGGCTTCTGGGAGAAAACGGCGCAGGCAAATCAACCCTGATGAATGTGCTGGGAGGAATCCTGCGGCAGGATTCCGGGAGCATTCTGATTGACGGGGAGGACCATTCTCACCTGACCCCGATACGGGCCTCTCATTTAGGCATACGCTTTATTCACCAGGAGCTGAACCTGGTCAATGACCTGCAGGTGTACGAGAACCTGTTTCTCCATAACGAACTCCTGCACGGCGGAGTCCTTCTGAACAAGCGGGAGATGATAAAACGGTCCCGGAAAATTCTGCACACAATGAAACTGGACATTAACCCCCAGGACTATGTGCGTGATCTGGATACCTCCCGCAAGCAGCTTGTGGAGATAGCCCGGGCGCTTCTTTTCGAGTGCCGGCTGATCATCATGGATGAACCGACCACCGCCCTTACCAACGAGGAGATAGAGAACCTCTTCGAGATAATGCGGGGCCTTAAAGATCACGGTATAAGCTGCATCTACATCTCCCATAAAATGCCCGAAATCTTTGCAATCTGTGACCGCTATACAGTACTGCGGGACGGAAAATTTGTCGCTACCGGGAATATCGCAGACATTGATGAGCAGCAGGCTACAGAAATGCTGGTTGGACGCAGCCTGGTTCATGAGGTTGTCGAAAAGTCCAACACCGTTCAGGAGGATACTGTTGTCCTGGAGGTCGAGGATCTCGGCTGCAATGATCACTTCCGCAATGTGAATTTTTCCCTGAAAAAAGGAGAGATCCTGGCCATAACCGGTCTCTTCGGTGACGGCCGGGGAGAACTGAGCGAGTGCCTCTTCGGTGCACGGAAGGTGAGCTCCGGAACGATCAGATTGAAGGGAAAGGAAATCCAGTCCGCCCCCATATTGAAGGTCATCAAATCAGGTGTCTCCATGGTGCCCCGCAACCGGAAGGAACGCTCAATACTGAAGGACCTTTCAATAAAAGACAATCTTTCCATGGCCTATTTTACCAGTAAAAAGAAAGGTTTCTGCATCAGCGACCGGGAAGAGCGCAGGCGTTTTGAAGAGAACAGGCGCATTACCAATATCAAGGCCGCGGACCCCGATCATCCCATAACCTCCTTGAGCGGAGGAAACCAGCAGAAGGTTGTATTCTCCCGCTGGTTCGGCCTGGATTCGGAGGTCTATATCCTGGACAACCCCACCCAGGGAATCGATGTGGGGGCCAAGTTCGAGATATACCAGCTCATTACACGACTGGCGGAGGATGGCAAGAGCGTGATCGTTTTCAGCTCCGAGTATCCCGAAATACACCGCATCGCCGACCGCTGCCTGGTCATGTACAAGGGTGAAGTCAATAAAGAGTTCTCCCGGGACGAGATAAACGAGATTGACATCATGTATTACGCAACAGGATCAAACAAGAAGGTAAGCTGA